The Apium graveolens cultivar Ventura chromosome 10, ASM990537v1, whole genome shotgun sequence nucleotide sequence TTTTGTAGACTACATTGCACAGAGAGATTGGCCTTAGGTCTGACATTGTTGCATGACTTGATTTCTTTGGAACCAGCACAATATTCGTATCAGTCACTTGGTCGTCAAACTCTCCTTTGTAAAAAAACTGCTGAACGAGCTTTGTAATATCATCACCCACAATAGTCTGGTATTTCTGATAGAATCCAGGACTCATTCCGTCGGGTCCTGGTGACTTATCAGGATGCATGTGAAATAAAGCATTTTTGACTTCTTGATGTTCGACTGATTTCAGTATATGACTGTTATGAGCTTCTGTCACTGGACTATGCATATAATCCACCACCCTTTCCCAATATGTTTCCGAAGCCATAAACAAATTATCAAAATATGCCACCATAAGCTCTTGTAAACCCGTGTCCCACCTCACACTATTACCTTCATCATCCTTTAGCTCTCTGATTTGATTAGACTTTCTTCTTGCTTTGGCACTAGCATGGAAGAATTTACTATTTTGGTCTCCTTCTTTCAACCACAACTGCTTCGATCTTTACTTCCAGAATACTTCTTGTTGCGTCAACACCTCAGTTAGCTTTTTGCTCTCTTCTTGAAATTGTTTGACCGATAAATCATCCCTACGACCCCTTGTCGTCCTTATAATTTTATTACTGTGAGCTATCCTTCTCTTAAAATTATCCGTGATCTCCTGGCCCCAACCTGCTAGAGATTTCGAACACGACTTAAGTTTGTCATGAAACAGACCTGACTGTTTCCTCTCCCATGTTTCTTCCACAATCTTTTTACACATTGGTTCTCGAAGCCACGCGTTTTCGAACCAGAACCTTTTTGTACTCAATGTAATCTTCTCTATCATTGGTTCAAGAAATATAGGACAATGGTCTGATGTTGACACTTCGAGATTAGTCAGCTTTGCATCCTGGAAAGTTTCCATCCATTCTTTTGATACTATTGCTCTGTCTAATCTTATTTCCACCCACTTCTCTGTACCACGTCCCCTTTCCCATGTGTAAGGGTACCCCTGCATATCCATATCAGCTAGCTCGCATTCTTCTAGAACAGTTTGGAATCCTTGAATCAACCAAGTTGGATACATTCTACCACCTCTTTTATCGACTTGTCCTAACACGTTGTTCATGTTGCCTATTAGACACCAAGGCAGATTATTATCCCTTGCTAAGTGTCTAATTAAATCCCAAGTTACTCTTCTACGAGTTCTATTAGGCTCACCGTAAATACCTGTAAGGCGAAAACAGCTCCACCCCTGCACATTCACCACTGCATCTATGTGATTCAGACTATAAGATCTAATCGGGAATTCATTCTTATATTTCCACAGCATGGCTACTCCCCTTCTTTGACCTTGACAATCTACTGCCACCATGCCTTCAAAACCTATATACTTCATAGTACTTTCTACTCTGTCTTTTTTACATAATGTTTCACATAAGAAGACGATACTGGGTTTCTTTTGGACCACAAGATCCTTGAGGAATTGAAAGCCCCATGGGGTCCCAAGCCCATGGCAATTCCAGCTTAACACGCTCATAATACTAGGCGGGCCCGACTTTCGGAACCCGCCACTGTTACGTTTTTTGGCCCATTTTCGGTTTCTTGATCCATATTTTCACAATCTTCCTCCTCAGAGTCGACATCCAATTCTGTATTTAGGCCCATGACATGACCCGTGTCCGTTCtcctttttttattttctaaaattgtaACATTTCTTTTTCCCGCCTTTGTACCTTTCTCTCCACTCATTATGTTGTTCGAATTTAAAATGGCTGAGGTATCTCCAACTACTTGCATCATATCCGTAATTGCTACAACCTTATCGTTTATCACATTTAGATCCGAATTTTTAGCTCCTGAGATTGCTCCATTAGCCGAATCTCCAGGATCCTGTTGTTGGGAACTCTCCCCTGCATCATCTTTCGCCGGAAATTCACCATCACCGTTACGTAACCATTTTGCTCCGATCAATTTAGTCTGCTTCCTCAGAGGAGCTCTCATCCACATGCCATAAGGCTTTACAATCTCGTTTTCCGGCTTCACAAACAACTGACTGCAAAATTTCTCAGAATGACCCAATATTCCGCAAATAAAATAAAAGATTGGAACATTTTCATATTTAAAGTTGATTCACACCCATTCATTCCCAGATTTCCGTATCTTCATCCGGCGTTTGAGAGGTTTTGATAAGTCCATTGTAACACGCACACGCATATAGTCTCTCCATACTCCTTTAAAGTTTGATGGACATGAACAAACAAACTGGCCTATCTGGTTACCCACTTCTGTAATTATTTTCTCCGTTATAAAACCTGGTTGCAAGTCGTAGACTTGAACCCACAGATCAATGCTATTCAAAGGTACACACCTGGGATTAATTCCTTCTTGCATACGTGAAATGATAAGCACCTTCCTATTAAACGTCCAGGGACTTCTTTCAATCACCCGTTTGATATCTATTTCATGGTAGAACAAACATCCCTAGCCAGCATCCGTTATTCTTCGATCTTTTCATTTATTTTCCGTCAATGACGTGATCTTGATAAGTCCGCTTCTTATGGTTAAGATTTTAGAATAACTGGTAACTTAACATTTCGTATTATTATGTCGACCTTGTCACAAGATATCATTGTTGCACATGTACTAACTCGTTTGCCAGTAAAGTCTCTAATGCGATTCAAGTATGTTTGCAAATCATGGAATCAAATACTCTCCAACCCTGATCCTGAATTTATCGATTCACATTTAACTCACACCTCGAAAAACCCTGATCATGAGTGTCTGGTAATGACAATGCATTATCGTACTGGTCCTCAATCTGCTCAATCCCCATACCAAAACCATGTTGATATAAGCAGGTCCAGAATGTCGTTTACTCGCTTGGATAACGCTCCTTTTCATAGCTGTATAGGTGGTTCCATCAATGGTTTAATATGTCTTCTTCATTAACATAAATTCTTGCTGTGGAACGTCCCTGTTACGAGTTTAGGTAGGACTATTAGTTAAGTTCTTGCTGTGGAACGTCCCTGTTACGAGTTTAGGTAGGACTATTAGTGTGCCCCGAGAGTATGTAGGAAAAGATTGGTTTTATGAAAGGTTTTTCGGGTTATGTTTGGATAATCATGTGCAGGGGGAAGAGGTTGAATTTAAGATTGTTGTTTGCTACAAAGACCGGAAATTTTCAGCACAAAGTTTTGTTTACAGCTTTAGTACAGATTCATGGAATGAACTAGTTATCCCTGATACTTACTCTAGTGAACAAACAATTGTTTCGAGCAATCCTGATATCATTGTGGAAGGCTGTCCTTATTGGACTGCTATTAGGGGACCATATAGGTTTGTATTTAAGCTTTCACAGTGTTTCAAGTATGGTGGTGAGATTGTCTTTAACAATGCCAATATGTTGTATGATCCCGAAACAAAAAGGATAAAGGTTATAGGCTATGGCCACCAGGAGTTTGTAAGTGGCTATAGTTATACGCCAAGTCTGGTGTTTCTCTATGGAATGGAGCCGTTGCATACACAAGGTCACTGGAGATCACCAGCAGGAAGTCCGTTGTGGAGGAGACGCCCAAAAAGCCACCTGAGTTATGATTATAGGGTCCATGATTGTTCTCGATGGTCTGGACCAAATAAGCTATTCAGGATTCTTAGTAAGGATTTGCAACTTGTTTTCAGCTGGAAGTAAAATTCTTATTACAACAAGAGATGCAAACCTGTTAAGTCATTTGAATGTTGATATATCACATTTCGATTTGTACTTGGTGAGTGAACTGGGAAATACTGATTCACTAGAGCTCTTTAGCTATCATTCCTTCAAAAAGTCGGTGTAGCCTGAAAGTTTCAAGGAGCTCTCCCTAAGCTTTATAACTCATGATGGCGGTCTTCCATTAGCTCTTAAGGGTGTTGGGTGCATCTGTGCTCGGTAGGACTCACGAGTCATTCTGGAAAGACAAGCTTGAAAAAGTTAGAGTAGTTCCGGAGAATGATATACAGAAATTTCCTTGTTTCATCCAAGATGACAATTTATTTTAAAGAGATGGCGATACCCTGATTTCTGAACTCATCTGCCTGAGCTTATAGTCATTCCATACCCTGACCTATATGGGAAAATTAAATGTTGTGACAAATGATAATACAGATTGATATAGTTGTGACAAAAGTTACATATTATTCAAAGAAAATCTAACCAAGGATACCCTGTATATTGTAAATTTCATTTCCCAAAACATAACAATCTAGCAATTATACCAAAGACCCAAAATCAAAGAAAATTGATATCAAATAAAACTGTTAAAACACGAGGGGAATATCTTCACCACGACTATATAAGACAAAGCTGTAATGTTAAAACATTGTCGTGTAAGATTATAATATTGTGATCCTTAATCTGTTCAATCCGTTTACAGTACACATTCCAATATTGTGATCTTAAATCTGTTCAAATTTATCAATGAGCCTTGATGCAATTAAAATTGCACAGGCTGCCTCCAACTTCACATCAAACTTAGCCCCTTCAAGTAGGCTGCAGAGATTATGTATCAAGCCGGCTTCCTCCAGAGCCTGTAAATATTAGTTACAAGATTAGGTAGTTGCAACTAATTAAACACAATAAAATTGACATGTAATTTACACATGACATTAGATAATGCAGCAAGGATGACTTGTAACTTAATACAAAATGCATTGAATTATAAAAACCTACTTCTATGAATGTTCCGTCCTGAGCAGAAGCTATCTCTGAAATTATCCTACAGACTTCCTTAAGAAACTCCTCGGGTTTACATTTCATGGCCTTCCCGAGATATTGAAGAAAATCATTGTCTTCAGCCAAAATCTGAAGAATAAATAGTTAATTTAGCATATGGAAGAGCACTCCATGAACAAACACGTAACATGGAGAACATTGTAAAGATCAACACACCTCACACAATCTCAATACTGCTATAAATAAGAATCTACACAATCTTCTGAGCTAAGTTCTATGAATTATAGGGACATGACCATCAAAACTCCATATGTTTAGATTGACTACGCCTTTTGACAGTTCAACAAAGTTGGTCGCTTCTCGCTTATACCATAATCTTTGATAAAAGTGTAATTGTATGTTGACAACCTATGTTATATACATTAATGTATAATTTTGAACCATTATGATGGTTAGAATATAGGAAAGAAGCTTATAATAGGAACATAGCCGATGCAACACAAATATAAGGTAGCACGTAGGAAGGACAAGTAAGATGTTGGCATCTTCTCCCCAACGAAATAGCAAGAGAAACATCAGCAAGCAGGCAAGAAGCAAGATCACTCTAACAGTTATTAAATGAAAGCCAAGATGTATTTAACCATGAAAGCTATATACACTTGAGCTTTTGTCAACTGTTTCTTCTTAAAAAAATGTGAGCCTGAATAATAATATATTACAAAATATGTCCGTCGATTGATCATAGGATTAATCATACCTGAAGCTGGTCAGCCCTACCCCATCTCGCAATATTGCCAACTGCTTTAAGTGCCGAACTGGAAACCTCAGCATCAGTGTGACTGAAACACCGGTAAACATTAATATTAGTATTTAAAAAATACAAGGACAAAATGGCAACAAAGAAAGTAGCCCAAATCCACTTACTAGATTAATGCTATTTGCCTTTTAAACGCTTGTTCTTCAAGTTCCACTTGCTTTTTAAAACTTAGATACTGAAGTGCGTCACATGCCCTCTCTATATGGTAATGATAATCGTATTCAACTTGAATTATCTTGTCCAAAATTGTAAGAGCCACCCgttcctgaaaacaattgattATTTTAAATGCACGGAGTTAGAACTAGCAAAGTGGAAGAGCCGATAAACTACCTGATCAGGGGAAAGCTTAACTTGGCAAACAACTGTCATAAGATTTCCCACGCAATTCATTGTCTCAAAGTGATTATTGCAATTTGTAACAACATCAAGCGCGGCATTTAGAGCATTATTTTCAACCATGACACCTGCGTGACGTTCTAATCTTATCAATGTATACATAGCCTACACATTTAGATAATACCTCCTTGTTACGGGTGCATTCACACAGTGACCAAAATAGTGACCAAAATACAGAAACCAACCGAATAATTAAGTGAATCTTACTCGGAGTGCAGTATCGCGATTATGATGCATAAGATCCACGAGGTATTGAATTGCGTCGTTTATAATTACAGCATCACATTTATCAAGCCTTGAAAAGGCCAGAATGTAAGTAGCTGCAAACTGGTTTAAACGTGTAAAAAACGTTCAGCGTCCTTAAAACAGAAACTAATACTAACTATAAAATTCAGAATGTATCATGACATCAAACCTTGATGGATTTGTTGTCAATTTCACGGAGGATCTTAACAATGCGCTCAAGAACAACAGGCTCGAAGGCAACTTCAGCAACTCTTTGATCTGTTTGTCGAAATAATTAAGCTCAGTACacaaaatatttatataattgaTTAAAGGAGGGACAGTGAAGAATAACCAAATAGTTTACCACGAAAAATAATGCTTTTAATTTCTTTAATGGCACTTGATAGCTGCGGCACATTGACGTTCATAGGGTCGCTGAACTTCATAAAATCTTTTACATAAGGTTCAAGCATTGTAATCTGTAACGAATTCATTGTCAACAAATATAATCAGAGTAAAGAATAGATACTCTGTCCGTGCTATGTAATATACTTTtactatttgcacgtatttcaaagcttttaaaacatattttgaaaaaaatattatcaAGTTATGCTTTAGAGGAGTATTAAAAACGTGCCAAAAAGTAATATACAGAGGCAATACGTAATACAAGTGAATAACAAAATCACAAACAACATATATTATAAAAATACCTTTGGTTGGAGATTGAATGCAAGCCTCTCCTTGACAAAAGAATTATACTTGTCAAACCTGGATCCTGGTGGCGGTTTCAAAAGATCTTTTTTGCGATTTACAAATTGCAGAAACATATCATCAGAACCCTAAAAAAATTTAACTGATCAGAtaagaataattaattaatcattgAATAAAACAATTATATACAGTACTATTAACTATATACATGGAGCTCATGATCATGCATAACGATCAATCAAGATGATGAAAATAAGGTGTCTTGGTGTCTTGAGTTATAAGGTGTCTTCACTTGGACACAATGTTATTCGTATCCCTAAATATTTGCTTGATAAATATAGAGGTTTTTcgataaatatataaataaaaaatatttttttgctCACTACAACAAATCAGGCCATTTACGACGTTTTTTtaactgaaatcgtcgtaattgaggCATTTACGCCGAAAACTTTTCGTCGTTTTTGCTCGAGTAGTAAGTTCAGTTTTGCGTCACAAAAAATAATTGCGTCGCAAGTTAGTGAGTTGGGGCCAcgtttttaataaaataataaatctaacTTCCGACGGAATATATTGTCGTATGTTATGAACTTACGACGGAAAATATTGTCGTATGTTATGAACTTACGACGGAAAATATTGTCGTATGTTAGTTACTTACGACGGAGGAATCGTCAGATATTTTCTTGTGGGACCCACAATtgataaaataaaacataaatttacGACGCAACTTTATGTCGTAAATTAGTAACTTCCGACAGAAAAAACTGTCGTATGTTAGAAATTGGGGCCAACTTATGACAGAATATGTGAtgaacaaccgtcgtaagtttgAATTTTCAAAATAGCCAAATTCTGATTTTTTCAGTTTCCAGCCATTTTCggcttccaatttaaattctaaacctGCAAAGTCTAATGCAATTCTActcttttttaataaaagttGCAAAAATTCGGACAAACTATATATCGATTTATTAGTTTAGTTATTTTCGTTTTTACTATTCTCTCTCAATTAAAACTCTCTGAATTGAAGAATTGAAGAATTAACTTCATCAAAAAACCATCAACTTTCATGCTATGTTCATTTGTTGAAAAGGTATTCTCCAGAGGCTAATTACTAAGTCTGATTACAACCGAAATGATTAGAACTAACTAAGACTGTTTATTCTGGTTTAGCTGCAAAAGTTGATTCAAATCTTCAAATATTAATCATAAAGAGAAGAGATTAGCCCCAGGTCAGGCTCTGTTGATGGAGATGTTTGTACTTAATGTACTGTGTGAGGTAAACTCAAGTTGCGAAGCTggtttttttatacaatttttgACATTGTCGTCTCTATTGCTCAAGACTTAATTTTTAAATTGGAGTAAAACATGTTTATTTATTTCTTAATTAGTCAAACATCAAAATATGTTCTTACTGCAGATAtatattgatagggataaataaatcctgattttattaataatgggctgctggacccaataataagatgtataatattcagaccagaaaggttaagcctgacggaccagatcaggcctggtggaataaaaaaaggcccaaaaagccctgattattaattaatttcgtaattaattaataagggagaaatcagatgttgaaaagagtcccgatgaggatataagtccttagagattagcctcaaggggacctaaaaggataaggaatcagcttcctacttcctaggactcctaagtctatcctaattcagaggcttatccaccaagtctcctataccaagtccaattctaggactcccacatctatataaggggtctcacccccaccaatcagaactacgttttttgacttgatccttggcaatcagcaaggtacgtaggcatcttgttaaggcagattgagtcacgaaacacaagagcagtcaaatcgagcctcgaagctcacgttccttagtattaaatacagcaattatatatagtagttttaatccataacatttggcgccgtctgtgggaatacgcaacaacaaccatggcgagaacacggagaacaaccagcactctggaggagggaacaccatcagggacaacccaggtgatttcatcaaccgtggaggttcctccccattcaacttatgcatctactcagggggaagcccagacaggggcaactcatcctcagccacaagggacaactcccccgactgttcaaggtacgaatcctcaagttcaacaaatacatatacctgtgaattctcgacccgtcgggtatgaatactcaactattgttactactaaccccccttatgggatgccccttcaccctgaggttggaggaagtggatatgctgggcggagcgaagcacgagggcggtcgcccccctatatacgaggtttggatcctatccctgaggatcgggaattttctggtccatacactgagagagactccgaatcttcggatgatgaagtggccccgagaaggaggcgtcctggaaaagagccaatggccgatggaaggcaacgcccccaaagcaccccaggggcgaatccccaagaagtgcaggaaaagatcagggctcatgaggctgaaatccaaaggctgaggcgtgatttggaggcttaccaagccaccagatcccacatacctcctagggggagaaatcctcctcctatcatagacctggatggtccggtaagaagaagggctgctgtcccaagaactgatccaagcaatctccttccccttggagatcctgatgatccaactccacccttcacagaagagataatgaatgcccatatctcaagaaaatttaagatgcccactatcaaagcctatgatggcacgggagaccccgctaatcatgttaggacattctctaatgcactgctgctgcaacccgtgaatgatgctataaaatgtcgggccttccctcaaaccctgtcgggtatggctcaaagatggtacagtcgcctacccccaaattctattggatcattcagagaattaagtcaggcttttattaagcaattcatcagtggaagagtccatgagaaaagttcagcatctcttatgagtcttgtgcagggagctaaggaatccttaagagattacctgaatcgttttacaaaggaggctttaaaagtcccagaccttgatgataaggtagccatgatagcactgcaacaaggaactagggatgagtttttcaagatgtctttggccaaacgaccccctgagagcatgttgcagctccaagagagggcagggaagtatatcaaggttgaagaaagtatgaggaagaccgtagtaagtaatgagcccactggaggcaagaaacgaaaaactgatttggagtatattgctaaggacaaatatcctagaaccgaacaaaaccctgattcaaaccccaagaagggaggacctgggcaaaagttcactgaatacgctaagctgaatgctcccagaagtcagattttgatggagattgagaaagacagagatattcgctggcctaagcccttgaaggctgatcccgccaaactagataagggcaagtattgcaggtttcacaaagatgttggtcatgacaccgatgagtgtaggcagttgaaagatgaaattgagtttttgattcgaaaaggaaggctgaacaagtatactggagatggaggagacagaaacaataatggaaggaagaactttgaagatcgtaggagggaccaagatgatcaggggcggaatccccaacctagaggaccagttataaacaccatttatggagggccgagacctcgagggcctgtgataaacacgatctttggaggtccaactgctgctggattatccaaaaattccagaaaggcatatactagagaagttatgcatattgttggagaagccccgaagagggccaggacagaagtaacattggcttttgatgattccgacctagagggtgtgaagtttccccatgacgacccgctggtcataacgccgataataggaaatagcccggttaagagggtccttgtggataatggtgcttctgtggatatcttgctccacgacacctttctaaggatggggtataacgactcccagttgacaccaaccgacatgccgatatatggatttgctggagtagaatgtcctgtggaagggataattaaattaccaaccaccataggtacggagccaaggcaagcaacgcagatgctggattttgtggtggtaaaggctagttcaacttataatgctatcatggggagaacagggatacatgccttcaaggcagtcccctcttcctaccattcagtcatgaagtttcccacccgaaacgggattggagaagagaggggagatcaaaaaatggctagaagctgttatgtggcctctttgagggcagatggagtcggggggcaggttctccctattgaagatatggatgttcgagaaaatgatgagaatagaggaaggccagcagaagaattggtttcggttcctttagatcccaagaatcctgagaggatgactttcattggagctacattagaggagccccttagagggaagttagtgaaatttttgcaagaaaatagtgatgtgtttgcatggtcagcagctgatatgccaggcatagacccggggttaattacccacaagttaaacgtggatccaagccggaagacagtgaaacaaaagaaaagaaattttgccccggaaagacaagaggctataaagcaggaagtggaaaagctcttagaggctggtttcattgaggagattcaatttccggagt carries:
- the LOC141692122 gene encoding uncharacterized protein LOC141692122; its protein translation is MVAVDCQGQRRGVAMLWKYKNEFPIRSYSLNHIDAVVNVQGWSCFRLTGIYGEPNRTRRRVTWDLIRHLARDNNLPWCLIGNMNNVLGQVDKRGGRMYPTWLIQGFQTVLEECELADMDMQGYPYTWERGRGTEKWVEIRLDRAIVSKEWMETFQDAKLTNLEVSTSDHCPIFLEPMIEKITLSTKRFWFENAWLREPMCKKIVEETWERKQSGLFHDKLKSCSKSLAGWGQEITDNFKRRIAHSNKIIRTTRGRRDDLSVKQFQEESKKLTEVLTQQEVFWK
- the LOC141689503 gene encoding uncharacterized protein LOC141689503 produces the protein MVENNALNAALDVVTNCNNHFETMNCVGNLMTVVCQVKLSPDQERVALTILDKIIQVEYDYHYHIERACDALQYLSFKKQVELEEQAFKRQIALIYHTDAEVSSSALKAVGNIARWGRADQLQILAEDNDFLQYLGKAMKCKPEEFLKEVCRIISEIASAQDGTFIEALEEAGLIHNLCSLLEGAKFDVKLEAACAILIASRLIDKFEQI
- the LOC141692123 gene encoding uncharacterized protein LOC141692123; its protein translation is MHDHELHGSDDMFLQFVNRKKDLLKPPPGSRFDKYNSFVKERLAFNLQPKITMLEPYVKDFMKFSDPMNVNVPQLSSAIKEIKSIIFRDQRVAEVAFEPVVLERIVKILREIDNKSIKFAATYILAFSRLDKCDAVIINDAIQYLVDLMHHNRDTALRVRFT